A window from Chrysemys picta bellii isolate R12L10 chromosome 20, ASM1138683v2, whole genome shotgun sequence encodes these proteins:
- the LOC101941391 gene encoding lens fiber membrane intrinsic protein-like, whose product MYTLMGGGLLCAVSGLVLLIVATATDFWMQYRYSENLSNQGLWRFCVSGKCHPHTVSIAFWDATRAFMLLSILSCFAGIILGLTAFSSNSRASRTRSAGITLLIAGLLALLGLSVYTGVTVNFFGKRYANWRFSWSYILGWIAVILTLSAGIFHICAVSKRPSPESSNVASG is encoded by the exons ATGTACACCTTGATGGGAGGCGGGCTATTGTGTGCGGTCTCAGGCCTGGTCCTTCTCATCGTTGCCACGGCGACCGACTTCTGGATGCAGTATCGCTACTCGGAGAACTTGAGCAACCAGGGGCTCTGGAGGTTCTGCGTGAGCGGCAAGTGCCACCCCCACACCGTCAGCATTG ccttcTGGGACGCCACCCGGGCATTCATGCTGCTCTCCATCCTCTCCTGCTTCGCGGGCATCATCCTGGGCCTCACCGCCTTCTCCAGCAACTCCAGGGCATCCCGGACCCGCTCCGCTGGCATCACCCTGCTGATCGCTG GTCTCCTGGCATTGCTGGGGCTGTCGGTGTACACTGGCGTGACGGTGAATTTCTTTGGTAAGCGCTACGCTAACTGGCGCTTCTCCTGGTCCTACATCCTGGGCTGGATCGCTGTCATCCTCACCCTCTCGGCAG GCATTTTCCACATCTGTGCTGTCTCCAAGAGGCCGTCCCCAGAGAGCTCCAATGTGGCAAGCGGCTGA